The following proteins are encoded in a genomic region of Limosilactobacillus reuteri subsp. reuteri:
- the ylqF gene encoding ribosome biogenesis GTPase YlqF: MATIQWFPGHMAKALRQIREQMPLVDILFELVDARVPYSSQNPEVALAAGEKPKLLIMTKTDLADQKRLNEWIKYFEQHNQPVLALDSRQNNVAKVVTAKSKEILKDKLAEEKAKGMKKRPIRAMCVGVPNVGKSTLLNHLVKKNVAATGNRPGVTTGQQWLRSSAELELLDTPGVLWHKFATPKQGIMLALTGAIKDSLYAKDDVALFALDYLRQHQSEVLKQRYHLTDADLDESVTNPDLLLTITAKMGFRDDYDRASERLIFDLRKGKLGPITLEVPADLNEDGLNE, encoded by the coding sequence ATGGCAACAATTCAATGGTTCCCAGGACACATGGCAAAAGCATTACGCCAAATTCGTGAACAAATGCCACTAGTAGATATTTTATTTGAGCTAGTAGATGCTCGTGTCCCTTATTCGTCACAAAATCCAGAAGTGGCACTAGCTGCAGGAGAAAAGCCCAAACTTTTAATTATGACAAAAACGGACCTAGCAGATCAAAAACGATTAAATGAATGGATTAAATACTTTGAGCAGCATAATCAACCAGTTCTTGCCCTCGATTCACGCCAAAATAACGTGGCAAAAGTTGTAACGGCTAAAAGTAAAGAGATATTAAAAGATAAATTGGCAGAAGAAAAAGCCAAGGGAATGAAAAAGAGGCCAATTCGGGCAATGTGTGTTGGTGTTCCCAATGTAGGAAAATCAACCCTTTTAAATCACCTGGTAAAAAAGAACGTTGCGGCTACTGGAAACCGTCCCGGAGTCACTACTGGACAGCAATGGTTGCGGTCATCAGCAGAATTGGAATTACTCGATACTCCTGGTGTCCTTTGGCATAAATTTGCTACTCCTAAGCAAGGGATAATGCTGGCTTTAACAGGAGCAATTAAAGATAGCTTATACGCAAAGGATGATGTAGCGTTGTTTGCCCTTGATTACTTGCGGCAGCACCAGTCAGAAGTGTTAAAGCAACGTTACCACTTAACTGATGCAGATCTGGATGAATCAGTTACCAATCCAGATTTACTATTAACGATTACTGCTAAAATGGGCTTTCGTGATGATTATGACCGGGCTAGTGAACGGTTGATTTTTGACTTGCGAAAAGGAAAATTAGGACCAATCACTTTGGAAGTACCCGCTGACCTAAATGAGGATGGACTAAATGAATAA
- a CDS encoding dihydrofolate reductase, with protein sequence MSELNLIWAEDLNGWIGKDNTIPWHVSADMKHFKTKTTGHPIIMGRRTFASLGNKPLPKRENIVLTSRNIDAEGVEVVHSLAALKEYLKANPNEYFVIGGATIYQQLLPMATKLTRTVINKQIVGDTKMPTIDYDRWHLVNHNNYEKDDQLICRFEEWELNV encoded by the coding sequence ATGAGTGAGCTGAATTTAATCTGGGCCGAAGATTTAAATGGCTGGATTGGCAAAGATAATACAATTCCATGGCATGTTTCTGCTGATATGAAGCATTTTAAGACAAAGACTACTGGTCACCCAATTATAATGGGGCGAAGAACTTTTGCCTCACTTGGCAATAAACCGTTGCCTAAGCGGGAAAATATTGTGCTTACCAGTAGGAACATAGATGCTGAAGGAGTGGAAGTCGTTCATTCTTTAGCTGCCCTTAAAGAATATCTTAAAGCAAATCCAAACGAATATTTTGTAATCGGTGGGGCAACGATCTATCAGCAATTACTTCCAATGGCGACAAAGCTAACACGAACGGTGATAAATAAGCAAATTGTTGGAGATACAAAAATGCCAACGATCGATTATGACCGTTGGCACTTAGTAAATCACAATAATTATGAAAAAGATGACCAGCTAATTTGTCGTTTTGAAGAATGGGAACTAAACGTATAA
- the trhA gene encoding PAQR family membrane homeostasis protein TrhA, which yields MDTQKETRDRRTLLIEIGNAVTHGIGAGLSIAGLILLIIRAVHTGSPMRIVTFTIYGSALILFYLSSTLFHALIFTRAKRVFQILDHSMIFVLIAATYTPYCLVSIRGWLGWTIFGVIWGLSVIGIVYKCIWLKHKSKYSTIIYILMGWLCLVAFMPLWRALGPVGFGLLLLGGLSFTLGALFYSRPTAYTHLIWHIFVLIGTILMYFSILLYV from the coding sequence ATGGATACACAAAAAGAGACAAGAGATCGGCGTACTTTGTTAATAGAAATAGGTAATGCGGTTACTCATGGGATCGGGGCAGGACTATCGATCGCTGGCTTGATCTTGTTAATTATTAGAGCTGTTCATACTGGTAGTCCCATGCGAATTGTTACCTTTACTATTTACGGAAGTGCTTTAATTCTTTTTTACCTTTCGTCAACCTTATTTCATGCCTTGATCTTTACACGAGCCAAACGGGTTTTTCAAATTCTCGACCATTCAATGATCTTTGTGCTTATTGCCGCAACTTATACCCCCTATTGCTTAGTTAGCATTCGCGGCTGGTTAGGTTGGACAATTTTCGGAGTGATTTGGGGCCTATCCGTTATCGGAATCGTGTATAAATGTATTTGGTTAAAACATAAAAGTAAATATTCAACCATTATTTACATTCTTATGGGCTGGCTATGTCTAGTCGCCTTCATGCCTCTCTGGCGTGCACTTGGTCCAGTTGGCTTCGGCTTGCTTTTACTAGGAGGACTTTCCTTTACTCTTGGGGCCCTCTTTTACAGTCGTCCAACGGCATATACCCATTTGATTTGGCATATTTTTGTCCTCATCGGCACGATATTAATGTATTTTTCAATTCTTTTATACGTTTAG
- a CDS encoding DegV family protein encodes MAKIKIVCDSSAGLTDEEIKKYDITIIPLSVMIDGTVYVERETITNEQFPEMMKNAKSLPKTSQPPIGKFVDAFDKLGEDGSEVLCVTMMESISGTVHAAEQAAGMTKTKVTVYDSQTTDRAMAFQIIEAAKVIENGGSVQEAIERMKYIFDHSKVYLAIDNLDNLVAGGRISKFAGALSNLLNIKVMLQIADGQIHIIMKGRGKKALHKEWDRILNEMKNGPKVMGAGISHVEGNSEVNRLLTKIKAFEPNLDIVVRETVPIIATHTGMGACCLLYYTE; translated from the coding sequence ATGGCAAAGATAAAAATTGTTTGTGACTCATCAGCAGGATTAACTGATGAAGAAATTAAAAAATATGACATTACAATTATACCATTAAGTGTAATGATCGATGGGACGGTATACGTTGAGCGTGAAACAATTACAAACGAACAGTTCCCTGAAATGATGAAGAATGCTAAGTCACTACCAAAGACTTCCCAACCACCAATTGGAAAGTTTGTCGATGCGTTTGATAAGCTAGGCGAAGATGGTAGCGAAGTATTATGCGTTACAATGATGGAATCAATTAGTGGGACCGTCCACGCGGCTGAACAAGCGGCTGGAATGACGAAGACAAAAGTTACAGTCTACGATTCTCAAACGACTGATCGGGCAATGGCTTTTCAAATCATTGAAGCGGCAAAGGTAATTGAAAATGGTGGCTCAGTTCAAGAGGCTATTGAACGAATGAAGTATATATTTGATCATTCAAAAGTTTATTTGGCAATTGATAACTTAGATAATTTAGTTGCTGGGGGCCGAATTAGTAAGTTTGCTGGTGCTTTGTCTAACTTACTAAATATCAAAGTGATGCTTCAAATTGCTGATGGACAAATCCATATTATTATGAAGGGACGAGGAAAGAAAGCTCTTCATAAGGAATGGGATCGAATCTTGAATGAAATGAAGAATGGGCCAAAAGTTATGGGTGCCGGAATCTCCCATGTTGAAGGGAATAGTGAGGTTAATCGTCTTCTAACAAAGATCAAGGCATTTGAGCCTAACTTAGACATCGTTGTTCGAGAGACAGTGCCAATTATTGCAACCCACACTGGAATGGGTGCTTGTTGTTTGCTATACTATACGGAATAA
- a CDS encoding ABC-F family ATP-binding cassette domain-containing protein, with translation MQTMRAEGLTSTYGEKTLFDDISFIINENDRIGLIGVNGSGKTSLLNVISGEVNPEGGGQITKPNDYTIGYLKQQPELDENKTIMEAVFEGKQPVFETIRQYELALERFTKHPEDPQAIDRYTKMQARMDQEDAWEADSRVKTILTQLKIKDVSQKIAQLSGGQKKRVGLAQVLIQQPDLLLLDEPTNHLDLDSVVWLQDFLRSYKGAVLVVTHDRYFLDQITNHIWELSFGKLYHYEGNYQDFVAKKAERVELAKDTEKKNQQLYKKELAWMRTGAKARSTKQKGRINRFHELEGKIGNLKTDEDIAINLGSQRLGKDVIQFKDANLKFDNHQILHDFNWLVQAGDRIGITGENGAGKTSLLNVIAQRVPLDSGVLKIGETVKLGYYTQQTEGIDNDKRMISFLSEIADNVTDKDGNKLSVTQLLERFLFPRFMHGTLIRKLSGGEKRRLYLLKILMQQPNVLLLDEPTNDLDIGTLTVLEDYLDNFAGTVITVSHDRYFLDKVADNLLVFNGNGDIERYTGRFTDYLTAKKEEADKDKGLKNDQKALAKKQVNKQEPAKKEKTKLTYAEQLEWDHIDEELDALDQQHQQLENEMAEAASDYTKIAKLQKQLNEIQEKIDEKTARWEYLSTYVDE, from the coding sequence ATGCAAACAATGCGTGCAGAGGGTCTAACCAGCACATACGGTGAGAAGACCTTATTTGATGATATTTCGTTTATTATCAATGAAAATGATCGAATTGGACTGATTGGTGTTAATGGAAGTGGAAAAACCAGTCTTCTTAACGTAATTAGTGGGGAAGTAAATCCAGAAGGCGGCGGGCAGATCACTAAGCCTAATGATTACACGATCGGTTATTTAAAACAGCAGCCTGAACTTGATGAAAATAAAACAATCATGGAAGCTGTTTTTGAAGGTAAACAACCAGTCTTTGAAACAATTCGTCAATATGAGCTGGCTCTTGAACGTTTTACAAAGCATCCAGAAGATCCACAAGCAATCGACCGTTACACAAAAATGCAGGCACGGATGGACCAAGAAGATGCATGGGAGGCAGATAGTCGGGTGAAGACGATTCTGACCCAGTTAAAGATAAAAGATGTAAGTCAAAAGATTGCTCAACTTTCTGGAGGACAAAAGAAACGGGTTGGGTTAGCGCAAGTCTTAATTCAACAGCCAGACCTCTTATTGCTCGATGAACCGACTAACCACTTAGACCTTGATTCGGTAGTTTGGCTCCAGGATTTCCTTCGCAGTTATAAGGGTGCTGTCCTCGTTGTTACCCATGATCGGTACTTCCTTGATCAAATTACAAATCATATCTGGGAGCTATCTTTTGGTAAACTTTATCACTACGAGGGAAATTATCAGGACTTTGTAGCAAAAAAGGCGGAACGAGTAGAGTTAGCTAAAGATACTGAGAAAAAGAATCAACAGCTGTATAAAAAAGAATTAGCCTGGATGCGGACAGGTGCAAAAGCCCGTTCTACAAAACAAAAGGGACGGATCAATCGGTTCCACGAATTAGAAGGAAAAATCGGTAATCTTAAAACCGATGAAGATATTGCTATCAATCTTGGATCACAACGTCTAGGGAAAGATGTTATTCAATTTAAGGATGCTAACTTAAAATTTGATAATCACCAAATCCTCCATGACTTCAATTGGCTTGTTCAGGCAGGCGATCGAATTGGAATTACTGGTGAAAACGGAGCGGGTAAGACGAGTTTATTAAATGTGATTGCCCAACGTGTTCCCCTAGATAGTGGTGTCCTTAAGATTGGGGAAACCGTTAAGTTAGGGTATTATACCCAGCAAACAGAAGGAATTGACAATGATAAGCGGATGATTAGTTTCTTGTCTGAAATTGCTGATAATGTTACTGATAAAGATGGCAATAAGCTCAGCGTTACCCAATTATTAGAACGCTTCTTATTCCCTCGTTTTATGCATGGTACTTTGATCCGAAAACTTTCTGGGGGTGAAAAGCGGCGATTATACCTCTTAAAGATCTTAATGCAGCAGCCCAATGTCTTATTACTAGATGAGCCAACTAACGACCTTGATATTGGAACATTGACAGTTCTTGAAGATTACCTAGATAATTTTGCGGGAACTGTAATTACGGTTTCTCATGATCGCTATTTCTTAGATAAAGTGGCTGACAACTTGCTAGTCTTCAACGGGAATGGAGATATTGAGCGTTATACGGGACGCTTTACTGATTATCTAACTGCTAAAAAGGAAGAGGCAGATAAGGATAAAGGGCTTAAAAATGATCAAAAAGCCCTTGCCAAAAAGCAGGTAAATAAGCAAGAACCAGCTAAGAAAGAAAAAACAAAACTTACTTATGCTGAACAACTTGAGTGGGATCATATTGATGAAGAATTAGATGCCCTTGATCAACAGCATCAGCAATTAGAAAATGAAATGGCTGAAGCAGCAAGCGATTATACGAAAATTGCTAAGTTACAGAAGCAGCTAAATGAAATACAAGAAAAAATTGATGAAAAGACAGCTCGTTGGGAGTATTTAAGCACATACGTTGACGAGTAA
- a CDS encoding YpmS family protein produces the protein MKNSEEKKINWWKWAFFCLVALIVISCGVVLNKATAPTPATTTSKAVKPSDSSVTVELNKKQVNALAANYLNQFLKGQKIRYDFIVGDQYATLTGNTKFLGAKVRFAINFIPERLSNGNVLLRAKGLSVGRLNIPIKFVMGYIAKNYNIPKWVTINPQKKTVLLDLNRYSKHRSLKYSAQEINMQEGRFKFLITVPTSNE, from the coding sequence ATGAAAAATTCTGAAGAAAAAAAGATTAATTGGTGGAAGTGGGCCTTTTTTTGCTTAGTAGCCTTGATTGTAATTAGCTGTGGGGTTGTATTGAACAAGGCGACTGCACCGACCCCTGCTACTACAACTAGCAAAGCAGTAAAGCCAAGCGATTCATCAGTAACGGTTGAATTGAATAAAAAACAGGTGAATGCTTTAGCTGCTAATTACCTGAATCAGTTTTTAAAAGGGCAAAAGATCCGTTATGATTTTATTGTTGGCGATCAGTATGCTACCCTGACAGGGAATACTAAGTTTCTAGGGGCTAAAGTGCGATTTGCCATTAACTTTATTCCTGAACGGTTAAGTAACGGAAATGTCTTGTTGCGGGCTAAGGGACTTTCAGTTGGACGGTTAAATATCCCAATCAAATTTGTGATGGGTTATATTGCAAAGAATTATAATATTCCTAAATGGGTAACAATTAATCCACAAAAGAAGACAGTTTTATTAGACCTTAACCGTTATAGCAAGCACCGTTCTCTTAAGTACTCAGCTCAGGAAATTAACATGCAAGAAGGACGGTTTAAGTTTTTAATCACGGTCCCAACAAGCAATGAATAA
- a CDS encoding ribonuclease HII: MNKETISQIKARLQTITDTTDPYLQTIHDDSRKGVQTAIQQFERRLARQKEAEEAFNNRFKYEKYYWENGCQYIAGMDEVGRGPLAGPVVTCAVILNADFDLIGVTDSKQLTRHERENLYLRIVDEAVEVSIAVNDAPVIDQMNIYAATQDAMIRAVNHLHHRPDHLIVDAVPLAIDIPQTTLIKGDQKSISVAAASIVAKEYRDHLMRDYDYVYPGYGFAQNMGYGTKEHLAGLEKMGATPIHRRSFNPVPKYLN; encoded by the coding sequence ATGAATAAGGAAACCATTAGTCAAATTAAGGCCCGTTTACAAACTATCACAGATACAACTGATCCTTACTTGCAAACTATTCATGATGATTCGCGAAAAGGTGTTCAAACGGCAATTCAGCAATTTGAGCGGCGGCTTGCACGGCAGAAGGAAGCTGAAGAGGCGTTCAATAACCGGTTCAAATACGAAAAGTACTATTGGGAAAATGGATGTCAGTATATTGCAGGGATGGATGAAGTAGGAAGAGGACCATTGGCTGGGCCAGTGGTTACTTGTGCAGTAATTTTAAATGCAGATTTTGACCTGATAGGGGTAACTGATTCTAAACAATTAACTAGGCATGAACGGGAAAATTTATATTTACGGATTGTTGATGAGGCGGTTGAAGTTAGCATCGCGGTGAATGATGCGCCAGTGATTGATCAAATGAATATTTATGCTGCTACCCAGGATGCAATGATTCGGGCAGTTAATCACCTTCACCATCGGCCAGATCATCTGATTGTTGATGCTGTCCCGTTAGCAATTGATATTCCCCAGACGACTTTGATCAAGGGGGATCAAAAGAGTATTAGCGTTGCTGCAGCCAGTATTGTCGCAAAAGAATACCGTGATCACCTAATGCGAGACTATGATTATGTTTATCCAGGGTATGGTTTTGCACAAAATATGGGTTATGGAACTAAAGAACATTTAGCCGGCTTAGAAAAAATGGGGGCAACTCCTATTCATCGGCGTTCTTTTAATCCCGTTCCAAAATATTTAAATTAA
- the dprA gene encoding DNA-processing protein DprA, protein MLQVNDFLLRLSLCRGIGLVSKYRLWECARQARCFNNIDYLIDHANVSLRSASSLKNNWASPELDQAVALNSQEQFITIADPLYPMTLKETYCPPLVLFYRGNLSLLHQPSIGVVGTRQITNYGQSALRGLLPPVIKRQIVVISGLAQGVDGFSHELALKHGGLTIGVIGTGLDQAYPRNHQVLQDEVARQGLVISEYGRGEPPVAYHFPERNRIIAGLSEVILVVEAKKRSGSLITANIGLDENRSVCAIPGRIDAPLSVGCNSLIAAGAKPILSAQDLLDEFRLYDSRP, encoded by the coding sequence ATGTTACAAGTAAACGATTTTCTATTACGGTTAAGTTTGTGTCGCGGAATTGGCTTAGTTTCAAAGTATCGCCTATGGGAATGTGCTCGACAGGCACGCTGCTTTAATAATATTGACTATTTGATTGACCATGCAAATGTTAGCTTACGAAGTGCATCGTCATTAAAAAATAATTGGGCCAGTCCAGAGCTTGATCAAGCAGTGGCCTTAAACAGTCAGGAACAATTTATTACGATTGCGGATCCGTTATACCCGATGACCCTGAAAGAAACGTACTGTCCGCCCTTGGTATTGTTTTATCGTGGTAATCTGAGCTTGCTCCATCAGCCTTCAATTGGTGTTGTTGGCACTAGGCAGATAACTAATTATGGACAGAGCGCTTTACGAGGATTGCTGCCACCAGTAATTAAGCGGCAGATAGTAGTAATCAGTGGTTTAGCTCAAGGAGTAGATGGTTTTAGCCATGAACTGGCGCTAAAACATGGTGGCCTTACTATCGGAGTGATTGGGACGGGTTTAGATCAAGCTTACCCACGAAATCACCAAGTCCTTCAAGATGAGGTTGCCAGACAAGGATTAGTAATTTCTGAGTATGGGCGGGGTGAACCACCTGTGGCTTATCACTTCCCAGAAAGAAACCGAATTATTGCAGGTTTAAGCGAAGTGATTTTGGTTGTCGAGGCAAAGAAAAGGAGTGGGAGTTTAATCACAGCTAATATCGGCTTAGATGAAAATCGGTCTGTATGTGCTATTCCTGGAAGGATTGACGCTCCCTTATCGGTAGGATGTAACAGTTTAATCGCAGCTGGCGCGAAACCAATTCTCAGCGCCCAAGATCTGCTAGATGAGTTTCGGCTGTATGATTCAAGACCTTGA
- a CDS encoding SGNH/GDSL hydrolase family protein, which produces MKKWTKWLLLSLLAIMIIGGGWYTVNHFTNLTSNSSKVVKPKYVEKKNVKLVALGDSLTHGQGDETNNGGYVGVIKGKIEHRYHQTKVTTVNYGVTGDRSDQILDRLNQQSQLRSDLRSADVITMTVGGNDLMQILEKNVMGSERQVTSSVESGEKTYQQKLIKLFDAVRKENPKAPIFVMSIYNPFYTYFPDVTIINKSINQWNQTTQDTMNNYKSMYFVNINKLMSYGQYQTKSQQQQLIKEEEKANQGQVSQKRVIEIMNHKDKNLNKYISTEDNFHPNHTGYVEIADQLFKVMQKHDSWEFTRR; this is translated from the coding sequence ATGAAAAAGTGGACTAAATGGCTATTATTATCGCTTTTGGCTATTATGATTATTGGTGGAGGATGGTATACTGTTAACCACTTTACAAATTTAACTAGTAATAGTTCAAAAGTTGTTAAACCAAAATATGTTGAAAAGAAAAATGTAAAGCTTGTTGCACTAGGTGATTCCCTTACTCACGGTCAAGGGGATGAAACTAATAATGGTGGGTACGTTGGCGTAATTAAGGGAAAAATCGAACATCGTTACCACCAAACTAAGGTGACAACAGTCAATTACGGGGTAACAGGGGACCGATCCGACCAGATTCTTGACCGGTTAAATCAGCAATCTCAATTACGTAGTGACTTACGGAGCGCGGATGTGATTACGATGACTGTTGGTGGAAATGATCTAATGCAAATCCTGGAAAAAAACGTAATGGGCTCTGAACGGCAAGTTACCAGTAGTGTTGAAAGTGGCGAAAAGACTTATCAACAAAAATTAATTAAGCTATTTGATGCAGTTCGAAAGGAAAATCCTAAGGCTCCTATTTTTGTAATGAGTATTTATAATCCTTTCTATACCTATTTCCCAGATGTAACAATTATTAACAAGTCAATTAATCAATGGAACCAAACTACGCAAGATACAATGAATAATTATAAGTCAATGTATTTTGTGAACATTAATAAGTTGATGTCATATGGTCAGTATCAGACTAAGAGTCAGCAACAACAGCTGATCAAGGAAGAAGAGAAGGCTAACCAAGGGCAGGTCAGTCAAAAGCGGGTCATTGAAATTATGAATCATAAGGATAAGAACCTTAATAAATATATTTCAACAGAAGATAATTTCCATCCTAATCATACGGGATACGTCGAAATTGCTGACCAATTATTTAAGGTAATGCAAAAACATGATAGCTGGGAATTCACACGGAGGTAA
- a CDS encoding thymidylate synthase, translating into MATNVNEEQYLDLIRYVLANGHQKGDRTGTGTKSVFGYQMRFDLSKGFPILTTKKVPFGLIKSELLWFLRGDTNIRFLLQHKNHIWDEWAFKKWVESDEYQGPDMTDFGHRWLKDPEFKQVYLQEKKAFCQRILEDDDFAQKYGDLGLVYGSQWRKWKTSQGDTIDQIANVIQQIKTTPDSRRMIVSAWNPEDVPSMALPPCHTMFQFYVNDGKLSCQLYQRSADIFLGVPFNIASYALLTHMIAHQCGLEPGEFVHTLGDAHIYLNHLDQVKEQLTRTPHEAPKLILPAEPKPIDQYEMTDIKLEGYTHEPAIKAPVAV; encoded by the coding sequence ATGGCAACAAATGTAAATGAAGAGCAATACTTAGACTTAATCCGTTATGTTTTGGCGAATGGACATCAAAAGGGTGATCGGACAGGAACAGGTACTAAATCTGTTTTCGGATATCAGATGCGATTTGACCTAAGCAAAGGTTTTCCTATTTTAACGACTAAGAAAGTCCCATTTGGCTTGATTAAGAGTGAATTACTATGGTTTTTACGCGGTGATACCAACATTCGCTTCTTACTTCAACACAAGAATCATATTTGGGATGAATGGGCATTTAAGAAGTGGGTGGAAAGTGATGAATATCAAGGTCCAGATATGACGGACTTTGGTCACCGCTGGCTTAAAGATCCAGAGTTTAAGCAGGTCTATCTTCAAGAAAAGAAGGCTTTCTGTCAGCGAATTCTTGAAGATGATGATTTTGCCCAAAAATATGGCGACTTAGGACTTGTTTATGGAAGTCAGTGGCGAAAATGGAAGACGAGTCAAGGCGACACAATTGATCAAATTGCTAATGTTATCCAGCAGATTAAAACTACTCCGGATTCACGACGGATGATTGTTTCGGCTTGGAATCCAGAAGATGTTCCTTCTATGGCTCTCCCTCCATGTCACACCATGTTCCAATTTTATGTTAATGATGGAAAGCTTAGTTGTCAGCTCTATCAACGGAGTGCCGACATCTTTTTAGGGGTTCCATTCAATATCGCTAGTTATGCCTTATTGACGCATATGATTGCTCACCAATGCGGTTTAGAACCTGGCGAGTTTGTTCATACATTAGGGGATGCTCACATTTATCTGAACCATCTTGATCAAGTTAAAGAACAGCTGACAAGAACACCTCATGAAGCTCCTAAATTGATTTTACCTGCTGAACCAAAACCAATCGATCAATATGAAATGACTGATATTAAGTTAGAAGGCTATACTCATGAGCCGGCAATCAAGGCTCCCGTAGCAGTTTAA
- a CDS encoding YozE family protein, which translates to MRMSFYQFLMTQRNPNSADEVQQFANNAFFDTTFPKHSEDFDEISHYLEENADYLPSMTIFDEAWQRYIDAMN; encoded by the coding sequence ATGAGAATGAGTTTTTATCAGTTTTTAATGACTCAACGAAACCCGAATAGTGCAGATGAAGTTCAACAGTTTGCAAACAACGCTTTTTTTGATACTACTTTTCCTAAGCATTCAGAGGATTTTGATGAAATTTCGCATTATTTAGAAGAAAATGCTGACTATTTGCCATCAATGACAATTTTTGATGAAGCTTGGCAACGGTATATTGATGCAATGAATTAG